A genomic region of Bdellovibrionota bacterium contains the following coding sequences:
- a CDS encoding alpha/beta hydrolase-fold protein, with translation MELLYIESDLTKSYKSFKQLASAAGNVTVYRSLSVLIYTFLTVSIFVVSPESYAQSVCSRLFQAEDLMISVKTMQEISQFNQVEANTVADPVHRSSIRLHRDANNRPVKTQKVILIFHGLLNSPKWMKSLEDSGFVAGNNVLNIRLENHQELNRYSLDEVVYSQWLFQADRAMSLAKELGSEVILVGHSTGGVLALSSAFSNPNTVHNVFLMSPAIKLSTPLNFGLRMANGIGITGKHLEFILRRKFAKYLSVPGGIEVIELGNWYQEGAKDIDNFGVKIKPDQKQKISIVDSASDIVVDTKANEAFINLLRQYPDNFDTSYLSIPKSEKIKHDDVPQNNNSAHEEYVLKTFNDLIGE, from the coding sequence TTGGAATTGCTTTATATTGAATCAGATTTAACCAAATCTTATAAAAGCTTTAAACAATTGGCCTCGGCAGCCGGGAACGTTACTGTGTATAGAAGTTTATCAGTATTAATTTATACCTTTTTAACAGTTTCAATATTTGTTGTCTCTCCTGAGAGCTATGCACAATCTGTATGTTCTCGTTTATTTCAAGCTGAGGATCTGATGATCAGTGTAAAGACTATGCAGGAAATTTCTCAATTCAATCAGGTCGAAGCAAATACAGTAGCTGATCCTGTACATAGATCCTCCATTCGCCTACATAGAGACGCCAACAATCGACCAGTAAAAACTCAAAAAGTGATTTTGATTTTTCATGGACTTTTGAATTCACCAAAGTGGATGAAATCTCTTGAAGACTCAGGTTTTGTCGCTGGCAATAATGTTTTAAATATCCGCCTAGAAAATCACCAAGAACTGAATCGATACTCTTTAGATGAGGTGGTTTATTCGCAATGGTTATTTCAAGCAGACAGAGCGATGTCACTAGCCAAGGAACTAGGTTCAGAAGTGATTCTTGTAGGACATTCGACCGGTGGAGTTCTTGCATTGAGTTCTGCTTTTTCAAATCCAAACACGGTTCATAACGTATTTTTAATGTCCCCCGCAATAAAGTTAAGCACACCTTTGAATTTTGGATTACGCATGGCCAATGGAATAGGAATCACAGGTAAACATTTAGAATTTATTTTGAGGAGAAAATTTGCAAAATATCTTTCCGTTCCTGGTGGTATAGAAGTTATCGAGCTGGGGAATTGGTATCAAGAAGGAGCAAAAGATATTGATAATTTTGGCGTAAAAATTAAACCCGATCAAAAACAAAAAATTTCTATTGTCGATTCTGCATCAGACATAGTTGTTGATACAAAAGCAAACGAAGCATTCATAAACTTACTCAGACAATATCCTGATAATTTTGATACGAGCTACTTGAGCATTCCAAAATCGGAAAAAATAAAACACGATGATGTTCCTCAAAATAATAACTCAGCTCACGAGGAATATGTTTTAAAGACTTTTAATGATTTGATTGGTGAATAA